AACGAACTCCTCATCAAAATAGATGTGCATTGCTTGCTTACTCAGTTCATAACTGAGTGTATTAATACTAATATTACTGGGTTGGCAAAGAAATGAGCATGTCCTAAACATTAAGCTGAGATCAGTGATGCATTCGAGATGGCCTGCTATAAGGAAGTTGCTTGGACATTGGCAGCGTATCATCTTTAAAGTGCGGTTGCATGAAATATGAACCTGTATGTTTTGCAAGTCCCGTTCCTTTAGCTTACAAAGAGCCAGTTGTATCGCCACCAATGTGTCCAGCACAGACGATCCAGTACTTCTTTATGTGAGCATCCACCCTGCCCCAATCTGATTCAGTGCATTTGTTACTGTGATGCCAATTCCCATATTTAGTCCTTCAATGTGTTGCCCCACATGTATATGAACTCTCAGGATGTCCTGCTCTGGTTCCCTCGTTTGCTCTTGATCATTTGCTATGTCTGTTTCGGAAATGCTCATACATTGCCGTGCCTGTTGGCAGTTATAGTACTCCTCAAAGTCATTCACTGCCTTTCTGACTACCTCCATTGGATGCCTATATTTGCCTTCAAATTCTACTGCATTTCTGGATTTCCAAATGTGCCAAAGAATATCCACAGTTAGGCAAATGTGTTGCATTCCATCCTTTCGTTCCTTTACTCCCATTAGCCTGCTCCACCACTTCCTGAAATCAGTTGTGTCCTCATGAAGCCCATCCCACTGTAACGGAGCCATCTTCCATATCAGCTTTGCTTTGGTACATTGGAAGAAAATGTGCTCAACCGTCTCAGTTGTTTCTCCACACTGCTTACAGATTAGCTCACCCTTTCCCGTTCTCCTAAATATAGCCTCTCTGACGGGTAACACCTGGTGTAAACACTTCCATAGAAACAACTTGTGTTTGTGTCTTATTCTCAATTTCCATAGCTGTTTCCAGACTTTGTTGCAGCCCCCAATCCAGCTTGTTTCTCCCAGATTGCTCACAGGTGCATTAGGCATACTATCCTCCGCTGTGAAGGCTTCATAAGCAGATCTGACCGTGTATTTTCCAGTGGTGCCGTGCCTCTAGTAGTAACAATCAGGTCTGTTTGTCACACTGATAGGCATTTTGAGTATATTCCTAGCTTCATATGGAGTGAAAGTTCGGAAGATGAGTGGTGATTTCCATCTGAAACTGGAGATCAGCTCGCTAACTTTTGTGATGGTGCATCCCAGTGGTTTTGGGGATTCTACTTTGCCTTGCTTCCCTTCCAATAGCCAAGCATCTTCCCAGATGTTAATGCTCTTTCCGTTCCCTACTTTTTTCCTAATTCCACTGCCTATCTCATCTCTTACTCCCATTAGACTCTTCCATATCCATGATGCATTTCCTCTTACTTCACAGCCCAGTAGAGAAGTGTTGGGGTAGTACTTGGCTCGCAGCACTTTACTAAGCAAAAGATTGGGGCATGTGAGAATCCTCCAAATCTGTTTGCCTAGCAAGGCTTTGTTGAAACCTTGGAGATCTTTAAAGCCTAGTCCTCCCTTATCCTTCGTAGTTGACATCTTTTTCCATGAAGACCAGTGCATTCTCGTTCTCCCATTGCCGTCCCCCCACCAGAATCCTGCCATCATGGCATTGATTTCTTTGCATAGCTTTACTGGAAGCTTAAAACAGGACATTGCGTAGGTTGGCATTGCCATGGTTACTGCTTTGAGCAACACCTCCTTCCCAGCTTGACTTAAGCGTTTATTGGACCAGTTAAAGATGgttcttttgcatttttctctaaTGAAACCAAAGAGCTGATCTTTGGTTCTAGTGATGACCATAGGCAGACCCAAATACTTCCCTTGCTTCACCACCTTTATGTTTTCCAAGCAGCTGCAAATTTCTCCTTGATGTCTTGGTTCCACATTTTTGCTAAAGAACACAGACGATTTTTCCATGTTGATCAGCTGTCCAGACTCTTGTTCATAAATCTTCAAAATTCTGCTAACTTCTTGAGCTTGTCTGTTGTCCGCTTTGCAAAAGATTAACGAGTCATCTGCGAAGAAGAGGTGCGTTATTGCCGGGCCACTCCTACTGATCCTCATCCCAGTTAGCCTTTTACTTCTTTGTGCTTGGTCCAGCAGGTGTGAAAAACCTTGGGAGACTAAGAGAAATAAGTAAGGTGACAAAGGGTCTCCTTGCCTAATTCCTCTTGACGGTGTGACGTATCCTGTAGGCTCTCCATTGatgttgaaagaaaaagaaactgtTGAGATGCACTCCATTATCCACGTGATCCATGTATCACAAAAACCCATTTTTGCCATGATTGCCTTCAGATATCCCCACTCTACCCTGTCGTAAGCTTTCGACATATCTAACTTTAAGGCCATAAAACCATGGGATCcatctcttttgttttttaggTAATGCATGTACTCATGAGAAATGATGACATTATCTAAAATCTGCCTTCCAGGAACAAAGGCAGCCTGGTTTGCACTGATgcattttcccaaaaaaattttcagtctatttgctaaaatttttgaaatgattttataCAACACATTGCACAAACTTATTGGCCTGAACTGCTTAACCTCAGTGGGGTGCTCACCTTTGGGAATAAGAGATATGTTGGTGTGATTCATGGCTTTCAACATATGGCTGGAATGAAAGAAGCTTTTAGTGGCTTTTATGATGTCTTTTTTAACAATGTGCCAAAATGTCTGAAAAAAAAGTGGAGTCATGCCATCAGGACCCGGGGCTTTGGTTGGGTTCATGGAGAAAAGGGCATCTCTAATTTCTCTGTCCTTGACTGGTTGGGTTAAATCTGAATTCATGTGGTCTGAAATTGTCTGCGATATTCCCTCCAAAGACATATGAGTGTGAGTCATTCCCTTACTCCTGAATAGCTCCTTAAAATGATTTACAACTTCTTCCCCAATTTCCTCCTCTGAATTGGTCCAAGTGGTGTCCTCCCTTTGTAGtctttgaattttgtttttctgtCTCCTTCCTTTGACACTAGAGTGAAAAAAATGGGTATTTTTATCCCCCTCCTTTAACCATTGCACTCTAGATTTTTGACTCCAAAACAGTTCCTCTTCGTCATAAGCCTCCTTTAATTGTCTTTTAAGATCCCTGCTCCTtgactttttgtcatcacagTCACTGACTTTAATCTCTTCCAATAGCTTTTTAAGATTTTCAATTCGGTGCCTTGCATTTCCTTGGAAGGTAGTTTTCCATTTCAGTATCGCCAACCTGCAGTTTGCTACTTTCTTATGCACTTTGTACATATTGGATCCTGTTTGCTCCTCCTCCCAAGCCTGCCTTATTACTTGTTCCAGCCCCTCTTTGTAAGCTGGACTCTACCTGACCAACATACTTTTGCCATTTAAGTATCGTGTTTGAGCAGAGAATATAATTGACATTCATTGCTTTCTAAGGCTTTCTGCAGTATTTTTGTATTCAAATCCTGATCGAATTCGAAGAGAAAAGTCTTGATTTGACTCATTTGCTATATCGAATAAGTAGATCCAGGTCCAATCCGGGTAATCAGAATTGAGGGAAGATATTATACTTTTTGCTTTTGCCTTACTTTCTTTTGTGTCCAGCAACAAAATTAAAatgcctattttttttttttaaataaagttACGACTAACTCAATGCTGACCGTTTAAGCTGGTTTaatttgatgttttaagggAGTAAAACTGACCAACCTCATAAGCTTGTTTTCAATTGTTTTCGATTCTTAACAGCAGAGTCAAAATTCGAAAGTAACTATTTGGTACTtatgattttcaattttttggaataaaaagaaaaactaaaatcgAGTTTTGGGAAACAATTGAGAGTAGAAATTAGTTGAcatttttggattaaaaaaaaactaaaatcaaGTGTGCAAAAAGATTGGAGAACAGTGTAGCTATATTTATGTGCACTTCTTTAGCTGCCTCCACACCTTGGAAGTCACCCTACTCACAACATATTAAGGGCAAACCTTTGAGAAAAGAAATGCATTTGTTTAGGATTGCATACGAGTTGAATGAAGTCAAGTTTTGATTAAGCGAGCCGAAATGAACCCATTTTAGTATGTTCAACATGGAAATCAAATACTATCATCAATAAGCACCTTGTAGAACTTAGAAGAAATCAAGAGCAATACTGATCAAGAAAGTTTCGACTTACTTCACTGCTAATGAAACAGAAATCAATTACTAAATGCAAAAgacaaaaattgaaatataccaTTCTACTACCAAAGcttttatatacacatataGCGTTATTCTGCAGATCTATCGGTGTTTGGTAGAAATTGCCGTGAGAGTTCAACTACCATTTTCAGCAAACTCAAGAAACCTCTTCCTATGTTCATAATCCCTTATTATAACCTCCCTcccgtttcttttctttataatTTGAATTCACTTTTCCTCCTTAACCTTCGTCCCCCTTGCCTTTGCATGGTTCCTTCGAGCAGTCTTGAAAGTAATTAATCTTCAAAAAATGATCACGAATTTTTATTGGTACTACTGTGGCTAGTTTTGGTGATTATGCATTTCTCTGTCTTGGCACCTTCATCCTAGTCAAGAAACACGCCAGCTTGCTTAAATGGTCTACGCTGCATTTTTGCAAACTGTAGCCTGATTTGAACTTCCAGGATCATATTTTCTCGGGTAAATTTAAGATGGCTGTCTCACTTGCCCCTAACCCTTCCTTCAATCCAATCCCCGGTTATAATTTTCATGTGGTTGTAATTTTCAGATAATTTTGTTGTACTCATCAATTTTGTTAATAAACACTAATTCAATGCATGAAAACACTTGTATCCATAAGTGTGCACCACAACAATCACACTAATTATATCAAAAGTTACCGGAAGGCGCCCCAATCCCAACAAATATATGGCAAAGTGAAAGAGAGAGGATGCAACATCTTATACCATCCATCACACAGGTATTCTGGATTTTGAGGTGATATTGAGATGGCCcaatatttgaatttgaattattaTATAGTCCATCATTAACAAATTGTACATGATTTTCAATGCAATATGTAGGTTCCGCAATATAGTGATCTATATTTACACTACTATCTTCAGTATGATTTACATTAGGCAGCAAAACTCATGAATTGGCCCGGTCTGCTTGAGCTCCATCAACGTCAAGCTCAAGCAGCTTGAACTAGCACTTAAAGTTGAGTTTGAATCCAAATATACTTGATTTGAAGGTTTGTCGAACCTAATAATATACAATTAGGCGTGAACTTGACTAGGTCCAAACTTGGATTCGGAttcaagttgaaattttacTAGGAGTTGACTCAAGTTTAAGCCTAGTAAAATTAAGTTGAGTTTATCCGATTAGCCAAAACTTGATTAACCAGATTCATTAGCAACTCTAAGCAATAGTGTTTCAATTCTTTAAAACAAGCATGACAGTTCAACCTCTCTGCACTCTGTGCCGGTTGACttaggggttttttttttttttttttcttgggtgGAAAAGGAGGAGACTCAATTGACTTCGGGTCTTGGCACTTTGTGCCCGTTGACTTGGGTCTCTATTGTTCTGTTCTAAAGCAATTCAGTTTGATGCTGTCAGActgtttttcttctttgacGAACCCCTATCTAGAAATCAAAATTGTGATTGGTTGTAACTATCGTTGTGgggctttttttaaaaaaaaagctaaCTGTCGTTGTGGGTTTAAAaggaatgagaaaaataaacgCACTATACTATTAATCTATAGattttttgaattcaaatttcttttttccttctcattTTTAAATCTCACCTCTCATTGCTAAAACAATtaagtaaatttttgtattctCTTGTTTACTACCTGTATTTACTATTGTCTCCTTCAGACAAAGAAACTAGTAGTAAAATAAACTCCAGCACGTTATGTCGTGCTTAAGAGCGTTATCATGGATTGATTTTGGTCCAGCCTTCTTAATAGAAACTGGAGACATTGTGGTAGATGGTAGATGATGATGAAAGAAATGCACCCAAAGATGTAACATTACAACCGAAGATACCTAAACGAGAACAAGGGGATCCACCTTCTTCTCTTTCATGAGGCTGAGATTGCAGGAATAGGTCAATCCTAACTGGATTAGACTTTGTGTGATCCCAATTTCGGAAGGTCCAGTTGTATCGTCCCCACTGATGTGTGAAAGTCAAAGTTTTCGGGCATTTGATCTTTGTTGCAGAACATGCTTAGCAAacaaattgtggttgtttactTGTTGCATGTGCATGATCAAGATGTATCGTGATTGTGTTGTTGTTTAGCACATTTTTTCAAGCCTTGgtaactttttgtgttttcttgaTGCAGTTAGTAAAGAGAACAagcaaattttctttatttaagttgtctttttttttaataacaatAGAATGAATTTACATTACTTCAAACACTAGAATCATTATGTAAGTTGCTGTCCTTTGAGTTCCAGTTTTTAATTTGAATTGCAAAAGCTTTTTTAGTTTGTGTTTTTATTCTTATTGCATCCACGACAATCTCTTCTAGTTATAACTTATAACCACTCCTGATTTAAAGATTACAAACCAGTTCAGTCAAGTTGAAATTTAATCTAATCGAGTTGAGCtcaatttaattttatcaaactcgAACTTGATAAGCTTTCAATGTAAAGGTCGTGTTCAAGTTTGAACTCAATTTCAATCTAGTcgagtttaaaaaattattatttttatgttttaaaaatagATAGAAATGGACATCTCACGctaataaataatagaaataTTAGGGACATGAATGTAATTTCACTACTAATAaagtaagaataaaaaatttaaaatatattcaAGTCGGCTCAACTCAATAAGCTTGTCCAACTAGTTCAAGTAGTTTTGATCAAACCCGGCTCGATTGTTTTGCGGCCCTACTCTTATAGTAGCATCATGTTTAGTGTCTGATGTCCTGGGAGTCACATGGATAAAATTTTGATATGTTACCTTCAAATATTTGAGATCTGATTGAAGCGAGAGTTCGATATGTCTAAAATCTAGATAAGCAAAGATGTTTGATATGTCTAAAATCTAGAAATAAGCAAAGATGTTAAGTAGGCAGTTTACTTACTCACATCCAAATACAATTAGTGATTGACAATTACATGTGAATTTCAAAATTACGGCGTTTGTGACTTCGCTAAAACCCAAAGATAGAATAGAAGCAACTCCCATTGTCCCCTATCTAGAGCATCACCCATGTGGTTTTCCCCTGATCAGGGGAAATTGTAACATTGTTGAGTAGAAAGACATAAACTATACTGAATGGTCCATTTCCTCTTCGGTTTGGATATACACATTCAGTTGTTGATCACCCTACAGGTGGCCCGAATCTCTCCAGCATCTCCAGTCAGGACACCAATCTGACCCATTCTGACCATTGCATCAGCAAACTTATTTTGCCAAAGAAGAGGGTTTTGAGCATTTTGAATCACTTGATTTGCAGTTGAGGGATTTGTCAAAAGAGTTTGGTCGGAAGTGAACAAGCCTCTGTTGGCTAGAATGTTATCATAGTAACATGTATCCATAATGGTTGGGGTGGAAGGGTCCATTGGCACCACTAAGTTAGGATTGCTTATGCTCCCTTGAGGGCACTGCTGTGCTAGCTGAGCTGCATATGATGGATCCATACTCGGATCCTGTGTGGTCGTGGTGTTGAAGTTGAATAGTCTGTTgctgaatgaaatgcaatgtgaTCGCCCAATGGTGTGTGCTCCTGATCAAGTAAAAGTTAAACTCTCAAATCATATACCTCAATTATACATCGTGTGCTTTTCGGTTATGTTGAAATTGATGTCCCATGTCTTTACCTGAAAGCGTTACCATTTCATCAGGCCGAAGTCCCTTATTTGCAAATGCTTGAATGAGTTGGTTGACACCAAAGGCAGGAGATGGCAAGTTTGCTGATGCCTCTCTGGATGATGAGATTCTGCCGTCTCTTCTTCCTGCAGGAACATCGTAGCCAGGCCCTCCTGTCTGCAGgaaaatacaaattttatgttCTGTGCTTTAGGATGACCAAATATGAAAGCTGAAGAAGAATTATAGGTCTCACTATTTCCACACTGTCCCTTGCTGCATAAGCAAGTATATCAGCACATGAGACGATTCCTGGACATAAGAATTCGAGTCTACTTTTTGCATCGTCAATGACTTCAAAGCCTCGAAGACTAGGATTATTTGCTGGTGCATCTTTCTCTGCTTGATTTGAAGGAGTGGAATCAATAAGCACCGATCCGTCACATCCCTGTAGAACAACAAAGAAGACAAACTAAAGGTTATGAATCCGGGATCCAAAACATGATCACTGTCATTAGCTGAGGAGATAATTCGCTTTCCAACAATCCAAGTATCTTGCGAAAGTAAAGTTCAAGTTAGTGATCATTGATTAACTTACTAATTCAAACATTTCTAGTTTGTCAAATGCCGAATTTTGAAACTTAAATGCTGGAAAGGATTAAGTGACAATCAGCTCTACTCACCCGAACAAAACAATCGTGGAAATGCATCCTAACTAGGCCTGCAGCGACTCCCCTGTCAAGATTGAACGCATCCCTTACCTCTTCTTTGATCATAATTTCTACAAAGTCACACACTCCATTATAAAACCCCACTTGGAGCTGAGCATTTAAGGGAATTACACATTGGTATACCACTAGAATAAAAGTTGACAATATAAAACTTAGCTTATTTGAGGCCATTATTGCTGTGTCTGCAGGGTTATTGGTCTCATAATTCAGGTACTTATAGGGAATTTAGTACAGTATCATGCTAATTACTATTTACGTAATTTGGGCTAATCAACCTATAGTATTTTTAATCTTATAATGCGATGTTAAAAGGCAGTAAGCTGTAACGTCGCTTTTCCTTGGTTACATGAAAATCAGCAAAAGTGTTCTTATTGAGAAGAAGATGCAAAACAACTGGAGTGGGGTCTGACCACAATTACTCGTATATCTTCCCGTTACTACTATGCTAGATCCTAAAGGCCCTGTAAACTGTAAAGGGGGGCTGTTTAAAAAGGTTTATGCATCAGCTATTTATCAAGTCCAATTGTGTTGACTTCCATGAGAAAAATCCAAGGATAGTGGTTAAAGATGGAAAGTTCTTATCCATTCAAGATCGTGAGTACGTACATTGTTTAAAGCTCACTGATTAAATCGCATTttggattttgtgctttctaTCTAGCATGCAATAGGACTTGATTGTGCATTCTATGATCTCATTTTACAACTTTGTGGTGTCAAGTGGTCCTATCTTGTTgactttttccttcttcttctgaAGTATTAAATTGAGCAATTGTTGGTGGGATTTAGTTGAGCAGGTTAATTCATCTTTTATTGAAGATAAATAGCCTTGCTCTGATTCCTGATGAACAACGCAAATCTGCAGAGATCAGCTGGAGGCAAAAATGATGCAGGATAATGACGCTTGCTTATGTGAAAATAATGATCACATGCATAATACAACTGCACAATGACAGCTACTTAATTGAAAAGGATGAGTCGTATTGTTAATTCAATTTGATAGACCATTAACATGAATGCTGTGTAACGCGAGTTCGTGATTAGATCTTCTGAAGACCACCATTGATTAGTTTATCATCTACAAACGACCAGACCAAAAGAATGAAGTctgcaaatttctttttcaatttccaCAAGGGGGATTGTTGAGATGTGCCACTTCTTTGCAGAATCCTGTAAATTCTTTGGATATGAGAATAATTTAGTTAGTTGTCGAAGAAATATAGTTGCTAGAATATTTATTAACAGAAAATCATGTTGAgttattaataaatatttttgctAAGCTTTGTTAAGTAGAAGATTATCTTAATTTGCTGGTAAGTagttttgttgagatttttatggagaattgttaattaaaaattatgttAATTTGTTGTTTGTAAACACTGTAAATGGTGGTTTGATGAATAAGGAACAAAAGCTCAATTTCACCCCACAAAGCAAGTGTTACTCAACTATTGTGTTGCAACACTAAGTCTAAGACTTAGTGTTGTTTCTACCCTAAACTCCAATAAAGTAGAATCAAGAGTCTAAGCCTTAAGGGATTGTGTGTGTCTTTCTTGAGAGTGAGTGAAGGATCCCTTTTCCGGTGTAAAACTAAATACTTATGGCTTGTGAAAATTGCAAAGAAAGCTTGAGATGCTTTCAAAGTGACTTTCTAAGGCAATAATAGAACAAGGCAAATGCAAATCTTGAATTTTAGGAGGACAAATAAGCTTGGATGGTTGTCAACAAAAGGAGGACCAATTTTTCGTGGCTACTTATTTTGCAAGCAATAATTCCAATGCTAAAACTTGGTTAATAGTTGGTGGTTAGTGGTTACACTCATTGCATGGGATGTGATGAATCAATATTTTGAAAACTTGACTAATCACATATCTCCAAAATCAGAATTGGAAGAAAAGGTTATATTGATGTGAAAGGCAGATGTAGTGTTGCTGTTAATTATGGTTCATGTACCAAAATTATTTCTGATGTATGTTTTGTGTATAtctaaaattaatcaaaatttgtTGAATATTGGACAGTTGTTGGAGA
This sequence is a window from Coffea eugenioides isolate CCC68of chromosome 7, Ceug_1.0, whole genome shotgun sequence. Protein-coding genes within it:
- the LOC113776891 gene encoding uncharacterized protein LOC113776891 → MPNAPVSNLGETSWIGGCNKVWKQLWKLRIRHKHKLFLWKCLHQVLPVREAIFRRTGKGELICKQCGETTETVEHIFFQCTKAKLIWKMAPLQWDGLHEDTTDFRKWWSRLMGVKERKDGMQHICLTVDILWHIWKSRNAVEFEGKYRHPMEVVRKAVNDFEEYYNCQQARQCMSISETDIANDQEQTREPEQDILRVHIHVGQHIEGLNMGIGITVTNALNQIGAGWMLT
- the LOC113778762 gene encoding peroxidase 5-like, coding for MASNKLSFILSTFILVVYQCVIPLNAQLQVGFYNGVCDFVEIMIKEEVRDAFNLDRGVAAGLVRMHFHDCFVRGCDGSVLIDSTPSNQAEKDAPANNPSLRGFEVIDDAKSRLEFLCPGIVSCADILAYAARDSVEITGGPGYDVPAGRRDGRISSSREASANLPSPAFGVNQLIQAFANKGLRPDEMVTLSGAHTIGRSHCISFSNRLFNFNTTTTQDPSMDPSYAAQLAQQCPQGSISNPNLVVPMDPSTPTIMDTCYYDNILANRGLFTSDQTLLTNPSTANQVIQNAQNPLLWQNKFADAMVRMGQIGVLTGDAGEIRATCRVINN